In Paramormyrops kingsleyae isolate MSU_618 chromosome 11, PKINGS_0.4, whole genome shotgun sequence, the genomic window CTTGTTTTGTTGTACATTTTGTTTGGATGGTTATATTTAAAAGATTAAGCCTAAAAAAGATGTACTGTGTGCACTGTACAGTGaagtaaaatattttcattctAGTGTATTGTATACACAGAATATATCTCAATCGTACAAAAGCATACATTTAAGATAGCTTCAAAATTCCCTACCAGTACATTTATGTTCTACCTATTCCTATATCTCTAAATGGAGCCACTCAAACCACCCCAGTGACTATgcttaaaatatgttttttttcctcttttctgCATTAATGTGTCCTGTAAATTATTATACATCCCTAGTACTATTCTATCTGATATGGATGCATCCTTGTTTGGAAGGAGATGTCCCGGGATTAAATAAATCTCTGTTTAAAGGAACCTTATTCACGTGATGCAAATGTTGTGaaactttatttcacattatgCAACTAATCCAACTTTACAGTCAATGCCGAACAGAAAATCATGCATGACCTTTAACTCCATCAGGAAGAATTTGGGTTCATCTTCCATTAATTTTTCTTACAGAAGAACCTGTTCTCGACTGCTTTTACTCTTTTACATTCTCACTCTCGTccagtttttacatttttatcagGAATGTTATGGCAAACACAGAGTTATTTTTCTGCTACATGAAATGTCCCAAGTTCATCTCATCCATGGTCAATATGAAGAGCAGTTAACTTTTTTCAGGTGAGAATTCATAGGGTTTCAAATTCAATTATTCAATTTTAGTTATCAGACTGAGAACCTCAATAAACTACCCTGTTTCTGTAATATACCATCAGGATTACAGATTAGGGCTGGATTTGCTATCAGCCCCATACTGGTTGCCAGAAGCCATCATGGGACCCCCCAGCTTCGTAAGACAGCCagttatatttattatatagcAATGTTacttattatattatttatggcacggtggtgcaacctcacacctctgggacctgggttcgagtctccgcctgggttacatgtgtgtggagtttgcatgttctccccatgttgtcgtggggtttcctccgggtactccggtttcccccccacagtccaaagacatgctgaagctaattggagttactaaattgcccttaggtgtgcatgtgtgagtgaatggtgtgtgagtgtgccctgtgatgggctggccccccatcctgggttgttccccgcctcgtgcctgtagcttccaggataggctcctgacccccccgcgacccagaaggataagcagtttggaaaatggatcatagtatttattatattaaacaatgaacaatctttattttttatccCATCATTTGTGCATTTATGTTGACATCAGCAGTTTCAGTCGGTGGGAGGTGACCTGGACCACCACATGGGCTTTGTGGGATATGCGTCTCAGTCCACATCCTCTTAAGTCACATACTGTATTGCaggattttgtttgttttgcaatAAGGACTCCAGAGTCACTGTTATAGTTTAATAAGTTTCGTCATAGAAGAATGGAGAAGTAAAAGTGAGCCTTAACATTACTTGCATGAGGAAGAAACTTTAAGCATACTTCTTGGCAGTGGTTGAACCAACAACCAGAACCTGGGAGCATCATGAGCAACAGCAGCACAGCTTCTGAGTGGAATATATCaggcatggctgccagtggaaTCCTGGGCCTGGCATTTCTGTTGGGGGCTCCAGGAAACCTGCTGGTGATCTGGACCATCATGCAGCATGTGAAGTTGCGCTCTTTCACTGTGGTCCTCATCTTCCATCTGGCTGTCGCGGACCTGCTGGTTGTGATCACGCTGCCCTTCTGGATCTACTCCCTGGCTCAATCCTGGATCTTCGGCCCAGTAGCCTGCAAAGCTGTGGTCTATGTGGTCTGCTCCTGTATGTACACCAGCGTCTTCCTCATCACCACCATGAGCGTGGAGCGCTATGTGGCCATTCGCTATCCATTCAGCCTGATGAGTCAGAAGAGGACAGCGATATTGGTGAAGTTGCTTGCTGGCATCTGGGTCCTAGGCTTCCTATTTGCAATCCCTTCAATTACAACATACCATGTGGATATGATGGACGGAATACCACAGTGTCTTTTCCAGACATACAGCTCCCTGAGCCAAGAGGTGGTATGTTTTCTACTGGAGACTGTGATAAACTTTGTCATCCCTTTCTTAGTCCTTGGAATCTGTTATTGCCAAGTAGCCAGTCATCTCCGTCAGATGAACCTGCAGCAGAAATGCAAGTCTTCCACTGTGATCATCTGTATTGTCGTTGCCTTTGCCATATGCTGGTTCCCATACCACTTAACCAACACCATCCATTTGTTCAATAACCTAGATGTGAAGGAACCTGATGAGAGCTTCTACCATGTGTTTTCGTTAATCTCTGGGGCCCTTGTATTCATCAACAGCTCACTGAACCCTGTTCTCTATACTTTTGTTGCTCGAAGATTCCAAGGTAGCCTGATGAAGTCAAATTTGGTGAAGTTGTTTAAGGATATGGCGACAACCCATACAAAATCACCAGACAGCACCAACTTGGCTATAATATAGAATATTCTCCATAATGAACAAACAAGAATGTAAGTCATGGGTTTTGCTCTGTTGTTTCATTTATCCATTTCATCCACTGTTCTTCATGCTAACACAAGGAAAACTGCAgaccattttaaaaacaaatcagtCCCATTAAATGCCATAATATTTGCAAAATAATCAGCATATAAAAATAGATAGGAATTAACATATAACTTTGAATTCCTACTATATATATGGTGTTTATAATTTCAAGTTTTGTTGTGTTAGATTTTGTACAGTTACccgaaaatgtatttaaaaaaaaaaaaaaaaacagagtctGATCCAGGAATGGGCTGGAACAGAATGGTGTCAATGGGTGAAAGGATCAGAAGGCAGACAAAAAGATGGTAAATTGAGGGAATATTACTGAGTAGTGGTAACAatacacacacagcaaatgGACAACAATACAACAATACTGCTAGACTTCAGGgccctgtttcagaaagcaggatctCTTGCTTAgtcagataacttgttggatttaagaccccagtttaaatggactttatcttcttTCACTTACATATTGCCAAACTACCTTAAAtgtgacaagttatctggctgtATTAAGATGAACTGACAGGTGGCCCCGCAAATGGCCACGTCGCCCCTGTAGCAtagaactatatatatatagaacaTATAGAAATATGTTGAATGTCTCCCTCTCACTGTGATGATTTGGGAGGTTGTAATTGTCCGGCTTCACTACTCACGATTTGGTGGAgtaactccaactccacctagcagacatacataTGAGGTGACTGAGGTGTGGATTGAttctgactgtgtgtggactaatcatcctgaaattcagatacAGTGTCCAAGGTTGGAAATTTGAGAACGCCTTGCCTGAAgggaggggtgagcctggccagctcatCCCCTGCCCGCACATAATGCCCAAAATTAGTagaaaggaagggggagatcttAGTGTTGGTTGgagctcagccgtgggatagagcgcgcatcgcccggcactttctcgggactcacgtGTTGATCTCCTACCAGGACTGAAACAGGCTCCCCAGTCTAagagtgaaggtgggtgatgatggcacgtccgagtgtgaaTAGCTTTGCAGTGTCTGTGTACTGATTCAATCATTATTGGGATTAATTATCATTGTACGAGAatcacaataacaataatattaaaTGGTACTTTCtatgtttgcatgttttattgtcacttttatatatatacatataatcaGTTGTATTGGCAGTTTGAATATTGCTTATGATTTATAATACTATTGGATATCACTTTTGATTTTGCATTGCCTTTAATCCAATATTTTGGTATTGATTTTACtgcaaggttattttgtattaccTGTAATAAAGCGTTTTTAGAAGCGAACTCAAGTGTgtctgtttgttccttcgaaaGCCCTACATCCCCCTCACATCATCTTAAATcactggctaagcaagaaattctgctttctgaaacaggacgCAGGAGTGACCTtagccaaaataacaaacaaacctAGACTAACTTTGTCAAAACCCCAGTTGCCTTGCTCCCTccccaaagaaaaagaaaaggaaacaaaaaggcAATGAGCTTCCCTAAATTCCTGTCTATCCGACAACCAGCAAAAACATGTACACACAAAACGACAGTCACTCCTTACACATCAGACGAATGTACAAATAAACTGGAGCGACAGTTCAAGGGGAAAGTCGCGGTCAATAATCAAAAAGAAAATCCAAAAAACAAGCCATCAACAAAAAAACTGAGACAGAGGTACTGAAAGGGAACAAACACATATTGGAAAGCAGAAACAGAAGCCAAAGTCAATTATCAAGAATACAATAAATCCAAAGAATATCCAATACAATGAAAGTGAGCAGAGCTGGGTTCTTGCAGGTACGGCGAGCTTTTGAACTGGCAGAAGGTAAAAACTGCAAGCAGAGACATGGAGGGAGGATCTGGAATGGAGTAGGAGGACTGGACTGCAGCAAATTGGAACTGCGAAGACCTGGAATGGATGAGTGGAACTGCAATGTACAGGCAGAGCACAGCAGCGTAAATACAGTGATTCTAAAACCTACACAAAAGGCACAGGGCAGGATGCCAAGACAAATCACAAGACATGTACACCCTACGGGAAATTTAAGGATACCAATTCACCTAAATAACACACCTATGGACTTGGAAAAGAAATCAACATAAAGACAGGAAGGATCCACAAACCATGTATAACCCAACACTGTAATGAATCCCCcatttgtaaaagtctgaaCATGCACAACACTGCCCGTGCACTCTCAATACAAACCTAAATCAATCCAAAGAAATTACGTTAATGTATAAGTAATTACTTATCATTATATTTTTGATTCAGCTAAATGATTATCAGCTATCAATGCTTATTGATGCATTAATACAGTTTAGAGTATGTACTTCTTTTTTCATTTACTATGAAACAGGAAATGACTATTATAAGTCATATTTACGCAATAGCAAAATACAAAAGAACAAAATACAGAACTGAAATGTTTGCATGTTTACAGGGAATATTGCAGGAAAATATTGTTACAAAAATTTGACTTCAATTAACATTTGAATATGCAAACATTTTATGTTACTCTATGGAAAACAAATGTGTAGTAGTCTGAACAATGAAAGCTGTCTGTGTTTCCATCTTCACATGGTGCCGGGTGGAGACAGGTGGACTTGTCTTTGGAGCTGAGCTTCTTGGCAGGGTTCAGCTGATTCCTGCAGCCAAGAAGGGATATTGTTTCACACTCTGCTCTGGGATACAATTTTGGAAGGAAGTCTGTGCCTATAACTGTTTGGCTAATTTACATCACGGAGGCGTACTCACAGTTAAGTAATGACAGAGTACTCACAGTTAAGTAATAAGACAGTGAATGCCCCATTGGTCCaatttttaaagtttattttctCAGAAATTCACAGACTTTGAGTCCAGAATTTCCTCAATTCAGTTTTCTCTGTATTTTCAATATGACATCTTCTGAAAAATCTGCTTACATGTGAAAGCCTTGAGGGAAGTATTGTCTGGTCACATGTATGTTTCCATTTCACAAAATTCAGGGATAAAAACTGTATCATTGTTTGACTAATTAACCAAGTTATTTAGCAAATTACCTAAATTcatataaaatgtaacaataGTAAAAATGCACCTATTCACCGTTAAATTAAACAAGCAGTACTTCAGTGACTATCTACTTGTTACTTGGAAATATCACTTGAAAGACACCTGTCAGGTGTCTTGCATTAATATCAGATGAAAAACATAATTGATTTGTGAACATCTGTCCTCATGCCAGAAGAATATTTGTAATCTTCTGTGTTATAATTAAATGCTCATTTAAGATGAATGGCTAGACGTGtcattgtattttaaaaatttcattaaaactaGTTGTTCATTTAACTCCCATAGTTCCAAGAATAAGTAACAGCACTAACACATAAGAGACGTAGTGTTTACCGGCTGACGCACGAGTGATACAGGGAACGAAAGCACGGAATGAGgtgtctttttttctgtttgagtATAATGTTGTGTTTTGATGAGCTACTTTACGTTTTTGTTTTACTGGTCATAGTGAGAGGGAGACTGCAGGGGGCTTGGAGGTAAgagggctaagcctctgtgcctatgGTTCGAGCTccggcctcagcagaacagtcacatgccctggggc contains:
- the LOC111832692 gene encoding leukotriene B4 receptor 1-like, coding for MSNSSTASEWNISGMAASGILGLAFLLGAPGNLLVIWTIMQHVKLRSFTVVLIFHLAVADLLVVITLPFWIYSLAQSWIFGPVACKAVVYVVCSCMYTSVFLITTMSVERYVAIRYPFSLMSQKRTAILVKLLAGIWVLGFLFAIPSITTYHVDMMDGIPQCLFQTYSSLSQEVVCFLLETVINFVIPFLVLGICYCQVASHLRQMNLQQKCKSSTVIICIVVAFAICWFPYHLTNTIHLFNNLDVKEPDESFYHVFSLISGALVFINSSLNPVLYTFVARRFQGSLMKSNLVKLFKDMATTHTKSPDSTNLAII